agcatcataactGCTTTTGGCCATGTTGTGAAGCTACTTATCTgcctctgtcaagtagctgtccattaatcactcacagcaggaaacagcagttcaaaataaaagtgctgtGCAGGAAACTCACTGTACTTctaaaattaagtgtttttttttttttacaaacttgacatgtttgtgagtcacttgtggtccattcacaatgaaccacaagtgactcaccagttgggaatcactggcacaaacagcacaacacacacttacagatTCCAGAAATAGAAAGGACTTCTGACAAAAAGCGGGATGTAAAAGAAACCTTACAGTGGGGGAAATAAGTATTAAacacatcaacatttttttcattaaacatatttgaaatgcagctattcacatgaaatttacACCAGACATTATTGTGAACTCAGTATAACTATGCATTTTAAAGTTATGCACAATAAAGTGGAATAACACAGGAAAAAGTATTGACCAAAATGCAATGTGAACACTGTGAGAGATTAATTTCTCCATACAGGAGGCATTATGAAAGCTGTTCTCCAACAGTTATTAAGTACATTTCAGTTGACGTGTCcaatatttttttcctgtgttgtTCCACTTATAGTCTCATTGAATGTGTCTGTATAGTGTAGTGTCCAGTGTATACTGAATGCGACTGTATAGTTTTATTGAATTAATATCAATGTCAGGTGTACATTTCATGTGAATAGCTCCATTggaaatatgtttaataaaagaaCCTTGATGCATGGTATACATATTTCCCTGGCTTGATTCCTGTATAGTGTGTACCCAGCAAGTCTGATACTGTGCTGATATATTATTATAGTGGTTGGTGGCCTATACACtgttcaggcttattttgttcATACTCCTATCTGATTCACTCTCCATCCATTTGAATCTAAAGCTGTACTTCCACAGCTGACTGCATATtgtctcctctcccctctgaTGGAGGTCTGGGCGCTGCATTTTGTGGATGAGACCCACAAGAGGCAACATCACCTGCTGGTGATTCGTCAGCGTTCCTGTTCCTCTCTTTAACCCAGACTGCATACAGAGAGTTGGACCTGTAATCAGACTGCATTCACAGAAAAAATGAATGGGAGTGAGACAAATGTGGTGACTTTTCCAGTTTGTTTTAGTCTCCACCTCTGTAAGTCATCAAAAATAGGTATAATGTTAAAAAGCTCACCTGTGTCTGCTTCTCCTCTGTCTCAGTGTCTCCTGGCTTCCGCATTTTGTCTAAATAGAGATACTGTGATTAGACAAATATACACTTCTCTACGGTCATTACATTCTTtctcaaattattttaaatctaTTAACTCACAATTAATTATAATTCTTACCTCTGCATTTCAGAGCAGCTCCAACACCAACACAGACCAATACAATACTGAATACACCCAGAACAGGCCACTGCCACTGGACCCCGCTGCCTGTAGAATCCTCTAGAGACCCTAATAATGAGGGATATGCCTTAACTTCCAGCACCATTGTACACACAAATATTAACAGCTCTTACATTAGTTTTACAGTTATCTCTacctgcagcctgttttgcttcGCTGTTCCCAGCCCTAGAGCGATAGAGGCTGTGTTCCTTATAGCTGTAACCCAGGCTGTAGGTGTCTCTGCCCCAGTAGTAGCTGTTGGTGCGAAGAGGGAAGAAAGGAGCCATGTAGGCCTGCGCTCTCTGGGCTGGATGGACCTCGTCACTGTCAGGGTAGCTCGCTGTACTGTGGTCCTGCAACCACCTCTCGAGAAGCCTGACATGCATCCACACAGCAGAGAGAACAGTGTATGAAATTAATCTGTAGCTTTTAAAGATTAGGTTTACACGTGGTGCACATAGTAAAAGGTCCAGtttaagtacatacagtacgaTACAGTACGatgcgatacgatacaatacgctatactttattgtcccataAATATATAAGTTCATCTGTGGAGTTCCAGTGGTCCCTACACCAATAACTCTTCCAGTGTACACAGGCATGCAAGTGCAGTTTTGAAATAGACTTTAAAAATTTTTGAGCCTAGGCTTTAATGAGAATTGATCAAGAATGATAGTTCGTAACCTACTTGTCAATGAAGCTGTGATGTAACATAAAGACGGGGTCATTGGCTGCAGTGGGCACCAGAGACATGGTGCCATTGAGATATCTGTGGACCAGGTTGTGCATAGAGGCATTCAGGTGTCGGGAATCATTGGGAATCTCAAAACCTGCCAGGGCAAAGGAACACATTTGAACTAGTTTAGAGTTTCCCTGCTCAATATTTTAGCTCTTTTGCTGCTTTATGTTTTAGAATTCTTACCTGCACAAATTATTTAAAGTTACCTGTTGTTAAAAAGAAATATGGGATATGTCTTAAGCAATCTAACCAACCTTCTAGCTTGTTCCTGAAGCCTCTTCGAGATGTTATGTCAAATGGAGGGGTGTCAAAAACGGGTGTTGCCATTGTGTCTTCAACGTCCTCAGTGGTTGGCAGTGTTTTGTACATTGGATCCCTTCCAGGGTTGCGGATCAGATGTGTAGGATCGGATGCATCAGAGTGGATGCAGATTATGCCAAGACTTTCCTGAAATGGACATATCGTCTCCCATTTTGAGAAAAGAGAAGCACTGTCTATACGACCATCTTGGCCAACTCCCCCAAAGTACTTGTTGGTGCAGATGTTGCAATGGTTGCTTCTGGTCCAGTCCCAGTATGGGATGTAGAAGTCTTGGTTCCCAGTGAGCTCCCTAATCTCTCTCTCGATGAAGAGTAGAAACACTCGGTGCCAGAAGATGAAAGCAGGACCTCGGTGTGCAGCATTATTTTCAGAACCAGCGTAGCTCTTGGCAGAGTAGTAGTGCATCCATACGTACAGATTGTACACACTTGTGTTGTGAAATGCATAGTTCCCATCCACTGTCGTGTCGTTGCTTGTAAGGATCATATATCGGCTGCTGGGGCTCTGTTTCGCCAGGTGCAGGCTTGAGAGGAACGTCTCTCTCTCAGGATCAGTCAGATCTGTTATCTCTTTCCTCTCAACATGGTGCCGTTGCTGACATTGGGGTCCTCTCCAGCCTGGGAGGCACTGACCACAGTCGAATCCATCATAGTTTCCCCAGCACGTACACACTGAATCATAAAATGCACGAGGCCAGCTCACCCTGTAGTCCACTGGTTTTGGGAGGTCTCTTGCAGGATGTGGTGTACATACTCCTCTACCTGAGCTGAACCCACAAGGAGAGCCATTCCAGAGGGGGCAACACGTCCGGGCCTGCAGAGCCTCTGGTGTGGTACAGGGACGTGGAAACTGGGCCTCCACTGCTCTCAGAGATAGCCAAAGGACCAGCCAGAACCAGTGCAGCGACAGCAGCATGTTGGAGATGGAGACAGATCTCTGGGCTCCAAAAAACACCAGGAGGATACAGCACACTCACCAGCTTGTCACTGGCAGCCTCCTTTTAAAGGGTCGATGTCGTAAGGCTCTTATACTTTGACAGTCATGCTGCAATATTTGAACAGGTGATGCGTAGGCATTTCTGTGAAGGCTACAGACAGCTATACGTTTACATTGCTCTGTCTCTTATGCAAGACTGTGTGTTACATCACTGGACCAGCCAAAGAAGTTCATCATCCTGCTTCAAAACTTATGGTTATTTTTAAAGTAGAACTAAAAGTCATTGTCACGGCTTGTGTTGGATCAGCTGTGTCAACATGAGACCCAGAAGTTGATTTGGTTTGGCCAAGTGGTTGATGCTCCGTGccgtacgtgtgtgtgtgtgtggcaaaaaaaacccaacataaCTAGATCTTGTACCATGCCCTGCAGAGTTAATGATCACATaggtatccttgggcaagatgctgaacccaAATTGTTCCAGATGGCTGTTCCACTGGTTccagatggctgttccattggtgtgtgagggCATATCAGTGCATATGGTACCATATACGGTAGCCtaagccaccagtgtgtgaatgtgtgtgtaaatgggtgaatgtgacatgtggtgtaaaaatgctttgagtggctggaagactagaaaagtgctatacaagtgcagtctgtTTACCATTCTTccatgctgcaaagttaaagtactacataattataaatagccaactgcagagtagccaccttgtagTAAATGATATTGATAAATGCTCATTAAGACCTATTCGTACTGTCGATGGGCTAATTTAAacttaataggctgttacctttagtcaaatatgttttgtggctccagattGGAGTTATgtctcagccctgtgatagtctggtgacctgtccagggtgtaccccgcctctcgcccagtgtcagctgggataggctccagcccccccgcaaccctcaagaggataagcagttctGACAATGGATGGAAGGAAGACAGGTAGCTTTTGTGATACTGtcctcttttctttcagtggCAGGTCATCTTCACTGTTGCTTTATTGTAATTTGCTCTGTACAATAAAGCGATTTATTGTCCCACTGACGGcgttctccttttaaatgttatcatcactcacactggctgccaatcagggcttttaatgtgtcacacacttataattcccatGTGCAAATGGCCACAAATAGGTTCCTTGTGAaggtttttcaaatttttaaattatattttttatccAGAGTTGGCCTCTTTATTACAAAATGGAtgtgcacaacatactgatacagtcaactGAAAATGCATTCATAACTTTctgtataggcccagttgaatattgcaataatagtGTGTGGctatcacaaaatcccatgcCACACCTGGAtcggcacaccatttgagaaccactgctttatGACTTTCttttctggtttctggctttgagagagagcagctcatgttcacaaatattgattcgCAGGCCATGGAAATATCATatcctgagacccaaacttttgttttgtatacattttttaatttctcctagctatttgggatcagtagaacctgttaatataaaaaactaaacattgtcaacaataataaagtcacaATATCCTCAAATAAGAGAGTAATAAAGTTCAAATGTCCTTTAACGGGTTGAATATTCCAAAGTACTTTCTAATAAACagcatcttagcttgttactcttgctaaaaacattattaatgataaataaacaagtttcaaccataaaatgtgatcaggttttggaccttgtctaCATTTGTGATGGGatgccatcttgtttttccatggattagtgtgttgtgctcttactaccactagatggcacaaaaaaagtgtctACGAATGAGGACAATAGGCCTAAGTTAAGAGGAATAAAGTATAAAGTCCAGTAAACTCAAAATGCAATGTCcttatatgaggacacagggtcttaatttaggtggtgttcacCTTTAACATCTCACACAAGCACTAAACCTGGTTATGCAGTAACTGACTAGCTCCAGAGGGTGGCAGCATTGCAACATAGCGAATGTAAGCTACCACAAAAatcccaaagaagaagaagccctGCAGCTCAGTGTTATGCCTCCCCCTGCTGGCAGTTCGCTGTAACTACAGACCGGCCAGCTCACTGTCGGTGCTGCAAAACAAACGCCATCTTTAGCTGACAGGCAAACTACTGAAGCAGAGTTGTGGGGCGAAACTAGGTCAGGCAGACGACTGGAAAACGAAACCACTTCTGAACATTTCTGCTTTATAAGCTTTCCGCCGGTGTTTGCTAACCTCCCGACACACCACGCTGTCCTATGGTCCAATGTGTTTGATCCGTCCGCCAGCTCGAACGCAGTTTTCTTGTGTCGGTCCCGGTTGACGTTAGGTGGTCGCCTTTTCTGACAATCAGCCGACGGAGGTGAAAGCCAGGTAAAAGGAGAACGGCATCTCATGAGACGCTACGTCACCCCTTGTGTTtctctaaaatatatttttcaaagtAACTTCATATTAAGTACAACTTGTTAGCTAAGTAGCGTTAGCTAGCAAGATGCAAGGCTCGGTTCGGCTAAGCTAACTCTTGTCTTTGACGTGTTTGTGTCGTAAACTAACCATCAGTGTTGTCATTAAACGTCGCCAACATCGCGACATCATTTCTGTGCAGACATATGCAACTATAGACACATTATGTGAACTTAAATCCACTTAATTTAACATCAGGCTGATGAAACAGTGGTGTTGTTTGAGGCGGAGGGAGGCGTGTCCTCCTTTACAATGTTTTCATTCTCAGGTCAGCACAGGCAGTGGAAGCagccagaaacacacacacaggaacatttTACTTTTGTTCAGCTTTGCAGGTTAATTAGTCGTGTCATAGGTAAGTCAGGGCATTACACATTAAATGAACACCACTGTAGACAAACAACATCTCATAAATATACCACAGTCTTATTCTTGCCTACATGATAATTGAAAATAAACCAGGGACTCTCATTTTTAGATGGTGGCACACACTTGCACAGAATTATCAGTCGACCAACATTGATAAAAGAAAACAAGTCTAATTAGACATgctgaataaatacaaatattgcttttgatttaattcaattcagtagaactttatttatccagaaagaaaattgtgtttttgagaaagcttcaaattacagtaacactaaaTACAGTAACCACAGTTTAACGATTGACAACCAGTGGCTTCCccgggtcagggtcactcactgactcactgggTCCAGTTTTTAAAcaatagagtattaaatatctggcaaaatatacatGATAGAAGTAGTTTCAAGGAGCAGAAACAAAAACCAAATACGTTTGTGTGAAGATATCTACATATGAGCACAATACTTTGTCATGGTAAATGTATTGTTATATTGTGACATTGATATGTAATGTAATTGTCAAAGTTACTGGAAAATAATTTAGAAACTGATGAACTAAGTTGACAGGAATGTTTCTGGCTATTCCCGCTGACCAAATAATACAACCAGAGATAATAAGACAAGAGATACCTCAATGTAAATGGCTGAATATATGTACTAGGGCtggcacgatattggatttttgctTCATGATTATTGGGCCTAAAGAGTTCACGATAATGATTTAGTGATATCTACgaagggaaaaaagaaagcCATCAGTCCGATGAATCTCTAACTTTATTTACTGTGCACTACATCTCTGTTCTGGCAAATAATTTActctcaaaataaagtgttgggTGGGGGAGACAGAGTCTGTAAACTTAACTGTACAAAATGGTACAAAAAGAGCAGTCATACTTACTGGGTAGTGAAAGGCAACTAGATGCCATTGGGGGACGGTGACAAAGCaagaacagaaagaaaagaaagtaatTTAAGAAGCATTTGATGAGTTACACAGTATTATCATATGTGTATTATTAACATGATAGcagtatttaatttttaaatgccACGGTTATTGTCAATACAGGTATATAGCAATACTCctatgtgtacatatatatgtacatactcTGTATATGAAACATAGCTGATGGTTGCATTATGGTGTGTCATCATATTGCCCAACCCTTTGCAGCAGAAGCTTTTATCGTGGCATAGGTCAAATACTATGTCGACTGCTGATATTTGGCCAGATGCAAATATGTCTTTTGCATTATCTTCTTCTTCAGTGAAGGAATGCCTCGCTGTCATAGCTGCACATTCTCTGTCTTTGAACCTCTGTTGCGTGAAGAGAGGCTTGTCTCGTCCTGCTTTGAACCTGCATTTGTGGAAAGACTGCAGAAATTGCTGTAGAGCTTGTGGAAAACGTATGGGTTGAAGAGTCAGTGAAATTATCAGGAACTCACTTCTGATGCAACATTAACAGGAAATAATCCACTCcaaattcattcagtcattttagacagaaacttcctgcagttactGTGTTCACTATTCCAGGGAATTGTATAGTTTGTCAGTTTTtctgtactgttattgttatgcgTTGAATAAAGTGTGAAATATCCATAAAGTATACCACTTGGAGAGAGTTTTTTAATGGTAGAAAAGGGGTTCCTTAAGGATAAAGATTAGTTGATGTAGAGATTAGGTTTAAGAAACCCTGTGTGAACAGTAGTTTCTTAAAGTTAACTCTGCCAACCATCTGGATTTTGTTCACTCCTCTTCTGTTTACTCAGGATGAAACGAGGTCTGCAGGGGAATGAACAGGAGGACGGAGGTGGCACCAGCAGCGGGTCTCAGGAGACTCTTAAACGGTCCCGCaagcagaggagggagaaagaTCCGGAGGAGGAGGGAGTCCGCTGGGGGTGTCTGCCTCAGGAGATCCTGCTCCACATCTTCCAGTACCTGCCTCTGCTGGATAGGGCTTACGCCTCTCAGGTACCCATGTAATAATGAGACAATGGTTACACCAGGCCCTTAGGAACAGCGCCAGGCCGTGAAGCCAGTTTGACGTAGTGGCCAGGCTGTGAATTACAGCTTCTGGGtctgaaaagactttttcccatagacttattGGTACAGGGACGTCTGTagatcagtggatacatttttttttttttgagcgtcaCTATTTCCACAAGTTGACTTGTTTCACAAACAGGATTTGATCCACTTGTTCCAGTAACATTTCCAAGGTGTAGAAGAGCTGCACAGTAAAATAATTTTATCCTCATTCAAGTCAGCAGAGTGCTAAACCACAAGTTAGCTGCTTGGCTGGTGAAAGTCTCAAGCATTTGCCCCATGACACAGACGATCTGGGTCATTTTACACAcagaagtcaaacttttttgccTTAAACATAACTATACAATAACACAGCAAGCTTATGATGTTGTATAATTATGTTTCAGTCACCTCTTCATTTCATACTCCCAGCTGACTCAGAAAACTTTGTAGGATTTTTGAAGGATGATAGAATGACAAAGAATTAGCAGTATAGGCTGTCCCAAACCATGAAGTGCCTTGAAAATAAGTAAATGACCTTTAAATTCAATCCTAAAGACACTAGGTGTCACAGCagattatgtttcttttttgttcttgttAAGGGCCTGCAGAagaaatttaaattaaagtttttgGCATCTTGTTGGGACAGAACGAGCTGTACCTCTGCTATAttgccaaagcagccaaagcagaTATAATCACTATTTTTCTAATTACACTGTcaaatgaaagcatgaaaacAGTGTGACAACGTGAAAGAGCTTTTCAGAGCTTTAAAACGAGTTCAGCTCAATGTTTAGCCCTCTGACCTACATGTTTACTGCTCTGATTTAATCTTACTGTTCTCAGAAAAGTTGTTTTCAGATGCAGGAGGAAGCTGCTTTCATCCAAAAAGCTCTAAACctcactacctgctcagcaccaaacaacagACAGACGCAGCGTGTCTCTGCTGCCCTCAAGTGGCCCCCCGAAAAACAAGTTACTGCAATTGGACTCTTAACAATGCACCAGAAAGTTTCAAGCACCCAAACAAACACTCATACCTGTTTTTCTGTTCCAACAAGTCTGGTACTCTTGACATTAGTGCTGCAGTGAAGAAGGCTACTTGCCTCAGGGTGAATTAATGGTCTCTGTGCTCTCCTGTGAGTCACATTTTGTAAGctattgtggaaaaaaaatcttatttcaaATATGACTCAGATTTTGCTCTGCAGAGTGTCCCCAAAGGATTCATTTTGCCAATAGCAGCAATTTTAggcatttttaaaattgtatgAAAGAGGTTAAAAAATCTTTAGTTGCCTTTTGTTAAGTCTATTTTGAATAACTCAAGAATGGTCCATGAACATAACCAAACAAAGAATATTTCTGAGTCAgattttaattttgttgatgTCATCACAGGTGTGCCGTGGCTGGAACCAGGCGTTTCACATGCCGGAGCTGTGGCGCTGCTTCGAGTTCGAGTTGAACCAACCAG
The Epinephelus lanceolatus isolate andai-2023 chromosome 2, ASM4190304v1, whole genome shotgun sequence DNA segment above includes these coding regions:
- the LOC117253957 gene encoding tyrosinase-like, whose product is MLLSLHWFWLVLWLSLRAVEAQFPRPCTTPEALQARTCCPLWNGSPCGFSSGRGVCTPHPARDLPKPVDYRVSWPRAFYDSVCTCWGNYDGFDCGQCLPGWRGPQCQQRHHVERKEITDLTDPERETFLSSLHLAKQSPSSRYMILTSNDTTVDGNYAFHNTSVYNLYVWMHYYSAKSYAGSENNAAHRGPAFIFWHRVFLLFIEREIRELTGNQDFYIPYWDWTRSNHCNICTNKYFGGVGQDGRIDSASLFSKWETICPFQESLGIICIHSDASDPTHLIRNPGRDPMYKTLPTTEDVEDTMATPVFDTPPFDITSRRGFRNKLEGFEIPNDSRHLNASMHNLVHRYLNGTMSLVPTAANDPVFMLHHSFIDKLLERWLQDHSTASYPDSDEVHPAQRAQAYMAPFFPLRTNSYYWGRDTYSLGYSYKEHSLYRSRAGNSEAKQAAGSLEDSTGSGVQWQWPVLGVFSIVLVCVGVGAALKCRDKMRKPGDTETEEKQTQSDYRSNSLYAVWVKERNRNADESPAGDVASCGSHPQNAAPRPPSEGRGDNMQSAVEVQL